The nucleotide window ACGGAAGGCACGCATGACCAACTGGGACGAAATCCGCACCGCCTACCAGGTCGCCCGGCTGGGCACGGTCAGCGGCGCGGCCGAGGTGCTCGGCGTGCACCATGCAACGGTGATCCGCCATATCGATGCGCTCGAGGCGCGGCTCGGGGTCAAGCTGTTCCAGCGCCATGCCCGCGGCTACACGCCGACCGAGGCGGGGCAGGACCTTGCCCGCGTCGCGCAGACCACCGACGACCAGTTCCTTCAGCTCGCCGGCCGCATCAAGGGGCGGGGCGAGGGCGTTTCGGGGGAGCTTCTGGTCACCTCGCTCATCAACTTCTCGCCGCTGATGGTCGGCGCGCTCGCGACCTTCCGCGAAGCGCATCCGGACCTGACAGTTCGCTTCCTGACCGGGGCACGGCTGTTCCGACTGGAATACGGTGAGGCGCATGTCGCCCTCCGGGCCGGCTCGCCGCCGCAGGAACCCGACAACGTTGTGCAGTCCTTCGCGCGGCAGGCCGTCGCGCTCTACGGGTCGAAAAGCTACCTTGAAAAGCATGGCATGCCCGCTGACGAGTCGGCGCTCGCCGAGCATGACTTCGTCGGCTACGACGACCCGGAATCGCGCGCGCCCTTCGCGATCTGGCTGCGCAAGAGCGTGCCCTTCGAGCGCGTCACCTTCCGGACCGAGGATGGTCGCGTGCAAGAAGAGGCGGTGCGCGCCGGTGCCGGCCTCGGCTTCATATCGGTGCAGCAGGCGAAGCGGTATCCCGACCTCGTGCAGGTGCTTCCGCCGCGCGAGGAGTGGTCTTCGCCGCTCTGGCTGGTGACTCATGTCGACCTGCATCGCACGCCGAAGGTTCAGGCTTTCCTGCAGCATCTCAAGGATTACGCTGCGGCGAGCGAGGCGCCGTGAGCCCATCGGCGCAGGGGCATCTCGCGATGCTCGCGTTCTCGGCCATGGTGGCAGGGTCCTTTGCGCTGGGGTCGCTCGCCGCGCCGCATATCTCGCCCACCGCGCTCAATGCCGTGCGCTTCGTGCTCGCCGGGGCGCTTCTGACGGTCGTCGCGACCGCCAGCGGCCGGGTCACGCGCACCTCGCTCGTGGCGCCTTGGCGCTATCTGGTGCTGGGTGGGCTGATGATCTCGTATTTCGTGCTGATGTTCGAAGGGCTCAAGACCGCGCCGCCGGTGAGCCTCTCGGCAGTATTCACGCTCACCCCGCTCATGGCGGCAGGCTTCGGCTGGCTCTTGATGCGGCAGCGGATGACGGGCCGCATGGCGCTTGCGCTGGCGGTCGGGGCTGCGGGCGCGCTCTGGGTGATCTTCCGGGGTGACCCCGGTGCGCTTCTCGCGCTCGAGATCGGTCGGGGCGAACTCGTCTACTTCGTCGGCTGCGCGGCGCATGCGCTGTATACGCCGATGGTGCGGCGGCTGAACCGGGGCGAGCCGGCGCTGGTCTTCACGCTCTGGACCAACCTCGCCGGCATGGTGCTGCTGCTGCTCTGGGGCTGGCGCGACATAATGGCGACGGACTGGCTGGCGCTACCGGGCATCGTCTGGCTGACCATCGTCTACACGGCGGTCGCGGCCACCGCTGCCACCTTCGTGCTGTTGCAGTTCGCCGCGATGCGCCTGCCTTCGGCCAAGGTGATGGCCTACACCTACCTCACGCCGTCATGGGTCATTCTCTGGCAGATCTCGCTGGGGCAGGGGGCACCGGCGGCGCTGATCCTCGTTGGTGTTGCCTTGACCGTGCTCGCGCTCGCGCTGCTGTTGAAGCAGGAGTGACGCCGCGCGCTCAGTCTTCGGAGGCCGCCCCGAGTTCCTCTGCGAGGAAGCGCTCGAAGGCGTCGAGGTTGACCGGCTCCACCAGCCCGAAGCCGAACATCCAGACCGAGGCCTCGCGCAGCGCGTCGGGCTCGAGCTTGCACCACCGGAGCCGCCCCCGCTTCTCCTGGCTGATGAGCCCCGCCGCCGCGAGGATGCCGAGATGCTTCGACACCGCGGCAAGCGACATCTCGAAGGGCTCGGCGACATCGGTCACGGCCATGTCGTCCTCGAGCAGCATCGCGAGGATGCGGCGGCGCGTGGGGTCGGCGAGCGCCGCGAAGACGGCAGAGAGCGTGTCGGTCATGGCGCCATAAGTCGTGCCCCGGGGCGGGTCGTCAAGCGGCTGCGGGCAAACTCAACTCCCGAGTTGAATATGGCCCGGGCGGCGAGGTTGGCGCTAACCGCCCGCCACTGCGCTGGGTCGCCAGAAAATCCATCTGAAAATATATAGAAAAATCAATTGCCTGAGGCGTTCGACCAAGACGGTCACCTGTTCTTGACTCGGGGCGCCGGGCCGACTAGCAACATCGCGGAACTCCTCAGGGGCTGAAACGGTGAGTGATCCCGATCCAAAGCGGCAACTCGACGCGCTGGAGGCGAAGATCGCTGCGGCAAAAGCCGCACGGGAAAGCGACAAGGCCCACCAGGAGGAACACTATTCCCAGGCGAACCTCGCCTGGCGGATGGTAACCGAGATGGTGGCCGGTCTGGGGATCGGCTTCGGCATCGGCTACGGACTGGACGTGCTGCTTGGCACGACACCCTGGCTCATGGTGCTGTTCACATTGCTGGGGATCGTGGCAGGCATCCGGGTGATGATGCGTTCCGCCAACGAGATCCAAGAGAAACAACTGGCCCAAGGCAAGGCCGGAGAGGACGAGAAGAGGGATCGCGATGGCGACTGAAGCGACGCACGGTGCAGAAATGGCAGAACACGGCGCCGAAGCCGGTGGTCTCGTGTTTCACCCGATGGATCAGTTCATCGTCAAGCCGCTCTTTGGAGACGGCGCGGTGGGCATGTTCACCATCACCAACGTGACGCTCTGGATGCTGATTTCCATCCTCGTCATCGCCGGTCTCATGGTCTGGGGCACGTCGCGCCGCGCGATCATCCCCTCGCGCAGCCAGTCGATCGCCGAGATGGCCTATGGCTTCATCCACAAGATGGTCGAGGACGTCACCGGCAAGGAAGGGCTCGTCTACTTCCCCTACATCATGACGCTGTTCATGTTCATCGTGGTCGCCAACTTCCTCGGCCTGATCCCGATGAGCTTCACGCTGACCTCGCACTTCGCGGTGACCGTGGTTCTCGCGCTGGCGGTCTTCCTGACCGTGACCGTCGTGGGCTTCATCAAGAACGGCGCCTCGTTCCTGAGCCTCTTCTGGGTCTCCAGCGCGCCGCTGGCGCTGCGGCCGATCCTGGCCGTGATCGAGGTGATTTCCTACTTCGTCCGCCCGGTCAGCCACTCCATCCGTCTTGCAGGCAACCTCATGGCGGGTCACGCCGTGATCAAGGTCTTCGCGGGCTTCGCCGCGCTGGCCGTGGTGTCGCCGCTCTCGATCCTCGCGATCACCGCGATGTACGGGCTCGAGATCCTCGTGGCCTTCATCCAGGCCTACGTGTTCACGATCCTCACCTGCGTCTACCTCAAGGACGCGCTGCATCCGCACCACTGACCGCAGGGTGGGCACCCTTGCCCGCCTTGCCCCGCAGAACACCCCTATCGACCACTTCCAGACGTAAGGAGATATCATCATGGAAGGTCAACTCGCACATATCGGCGCAGGCATCGCAGGTCTCGGCACCGGTCTCGCCGCTCTCGGTGTGGGCAACGTCGCTGCCAACTTCCTGTCCGGCGCCCTGCGCAACCCCTCGGCTGCCGCGTCGCAGACCGCGACCCTCTTCATCGGCATCGCATTCGCCGAAGCACTGGGCATCTTCTCCTTCCTCGTTGCTCTGCTGCTGATGTTCGCCGTCTGATCGACGGAACGACCATCCTTACGCGCGGGCGGTGCCGTCACCTGACGGCCCGCCCGATGTAACGACAACGTTCCGACGGAGGACGACATGGCGACAGAACCCATCGCCGAAGAAATTGCCGGCGTCTGCGTCGATTCCCATGGCTCCGCCATCGGCATGCCGCAGCTCTGCGCCGACTGGATTCCCAACCAGGTCTTCTGGCTCCTCATCACGCTCGTGGTGATCTTCTTCGTGCTGTCGCGCATCGCTCTGCCGCGGATCGCGTCCGTTCTGGCCGAGCGCCAGGGCACGATCACGAACGACATCGCCGCCGCCGAGGAATTCAAGCGCCAGGCAGGCGACGCGGAAAAGGCCTATGAAAAGGCCCTGGCCGATGCACGCGCGGAAGCGCAGGCCATCGCCCAGAAGACCCGCGACGACATCAAGGCGCAGCTCGACGAGGCCACGGCCGAAGCCGACAAGAAGATCGCCGCGAAATCCGCGGAGTCCGAAAAGGCCATCGCCGAGATCCGTGCCAGCGCGGTCGAGAACATCGAGATCGTCGCCAAGGACGCCGCAGCCGCCATCGTGGCAGCGCTGGGCGGCAAGGCCGATCAGGCCGCCGTCTCGGCAGCCGTCGACGAGCGGATGAAAGGGTAAGCCAATGCGCAAGCTGATCACATCCAGCATCATCGCAGCCGGCTTCGCGACCCCGGCACTCGCCGCGAGCGGCCCGTTCTTCTCGCTGCGCAACACGAATTTCGTCGTGCTTCTCGCGTTCCTGCTGTTCCTCGCGGTCCTTGCCTACTTCAAGGTGCCCGGGCTGCTCGGCAAGATGCTCGACAAGCGTTCCGAAGGCATCCGTGACGAGCTCGACGAGGCTCGTGCGCTGCGCGAAGAGGCCCAGACCGTTCTGGCGTCCTACGAGCGCAAGCAGCAGGAGATGACCGAGCAGGCCGACCGTATCGTCGCGCAGGCCCGCCAGGAGGCCGAGAGCGCCGCCGAGAAGGCGCGCGAGGATCTCGACGCCAGCATCAAGCGCCGCCTTGCCGCTGCCGAAGAGCAGATCGCCTCGGCGCAGGCCTCTGCCGTGAAGGACGTGCGGGATCGCGCTGCCGAGGTGGCCGTTGCCGCCGCGCGCGACGTGATCGCGCAGCAGACCAGCGCGGCCGACAAGAACCGCATGATCGACGAGTCGATCTCGGAAGTGGGCACCAAGCTTCACTGAGGTCGGCACGGCCCTGAACTTTCGAAAAGCCCGGTCATCGAGACCGGGCTTTTTTCGTTCATGCTCGCTGGGCTGCGCCGGGGATGCGGCATCGCGAACACGGTTGCCGCGCCGCATGTCTTTGGGTCATCGGCAAGACTTTGCTTGGGTTTCGCCACCATATACGGTGGGCGAAATGCCGCCGAAGCGGAACATGTGGACAAGCACGAGGGGACAGCGTGGCTCATATCATCGTCGTCGGAAACGAGAAGGGCGGGGCAGGCAAGTCCACCGTCTCGATGCATGTCGCGACCGCCCTGGCGCGCATGGGGCACCGCGTGGGTGCGCTCGATCTCGATCTCCGGCAGCAGACGACGGGCCGCTACTGCGACAACCGCCGCCGCTTTCTCGAAAGCGAGGGGCTGGAGCTTCCGGGGCCGCATTACATTCCGCTGCCACCCGCCGAGCAGGATTCGCTTGCTCCCGGCGAGAACGCCTATGACCATCGGCTGAGCAAGGCCGTCTCGTCGCTCGAGGCGGAGTCCGACTTCATTCTCATCGACTGCCCCGGCTCGCACACCCGCCTGAGCCAGGTCGCGCATTCGCTCGCCGACACGCTGATCACGCCGCTCAACGACAGCTTCATCGACTTCGATCTGCTCGCCCGGATCGACAACGACGGCGAGAAGATTCTCGGGCCGTCGGTCTATTCCGAGATGGTCTGGAACGCGCGGCAGCTGCGGGCGCAGGCGGGCCTGAAGCCGATCGACTGGATCGTTCTGCGCAACCGGCTCGGCGCGCAGCAGATGATCAACAAGATGAAGATGGAAAAGGCGCTCGAGCGGCTGTCCCGCCGCATCGGCTTCCGTATCGCGCCGGGGTTTTCCGAGCGGGTCATCTTCCGCGAGTTGTTCCCGCGCGGTCTGACACTGCTCGACCTAAAGGACATCGGGGTCAAGCAGCTCAATATCTCGAACGTGGCGGCGCGGCAGGAATTGCGGGACCTGATGAGCGCGATCAACCTGCCCGGCGTCGAGATCCGCTTCTAGCGGTCAGCGCAGCTTCAGGGCCAGAGCCGTCGCGCCGATTCCCGAACTCACGAGGTCGACCCCGAGGAAGAGGCCGAGGAGGCCTCCGGCGGCGTGCGGAACGGCAAGCACAACGGCGATGCCGAGACCGAACGACACGACGCCCGACGCGACCATCCAGCCCCAGCCACGGCGCGCTCGGAGGTGCAGGCCCAGCCAGATGCGCAGCACACCCATGGCGAGGAAAAATCCCGCGATCAGCAGGGTCAGCGAGACGATACCGGCCAGTGGATTGGCGAGCAGCGAGATCCCGAAGGCCAGGATGAGCAGCCCGAGAATGGCGGAGACAAGCCGCGCCCCGCGTGAGCCGGTGTCCTGAAACGCGATCCAGAGCTGCACGATGCCACCCAGCGTCAGGATGCTTCCCGCGATGGCGACGGCGGTCAGGGAGGCTGCGAAGGGTTTGATGAAGGCCATGAGGCCACCGACGATCAGCAGGGCGCCAAGAATGAGGATCCAGCGCCAGTCGGGTCCGGGAGGGGAGCGTCGCGCAGGCCCGCGACCTGGGGGATGTTCGGGCATTCGACGTCTCCTTCTACTGGAGGGAGAACATGCCTGCGTCACAGCGGGTTCCATCGCATTCCCGCGACTGGAGGGTGGCGGGCCGCCCTGACTGATTAATGCCGGTCCAGTGGCAGGCTTGGCCCGGGCTGGGCGGAATGCGCACAGCCGGCACGAATCCGGCGGGCATTCGTTGGCCCACGAGCGAATTTAACGCCTCTTTAACCAAACTGCGGTTGGTTGGCCTCATGCGGTTTTTAACGGTTTTCCTGATGTGTTTTCCCTTGGCCTGCAGCATGGCGGGCCCCGGGTTTCGTGGCGTCACTCCGGTGACGCGCGAGGTCGAGGGCTCGCGTTTCCTGCTGCGGGTCAAGGACCGCATGGCCGAGGTGACGCGGACCAGCTTCGAGTTTCCGGCGCGCTTCGGCCCGATCTCCGAGCGGGCGCAGAAGGCGGTTCACCTTGAAACCGGCTGCGAACCCGAATGGGTGACGGGCGATCCTGCGATGATGGTGATGGGCCTGTCCTGCAACGGCGAGCCGGCACCCCCCGAACCTCGCAACCGGAGCATAAGCTGCGAGATCTTCGATGCCGTCTACAGCGAGCGGTTCGGTGGCAGCGCGGCGGTGGAATGCACGCAGTGGTGACGATCAGGCGTCGACCGGTTTCTCGTAGAACAGGCTCGAGGCGTTTTCCTGGTAGGGGCCAAACGCCGGACGGCGCGTGAAGCCCTGGCGTTCGTAGAGCGCCACGGCCGCGTCGAGCCGGTCGCCGGTTTCGAGCCGCAGGAGCGGCAGCCCTTCCTCGCGGGCCGTGCGCTCGAGATGCAGAAGCAGCCGCCTTGCGACCCCGATTCCGCGCGCCTCGGGGGCGACGAACATCGACTTTACCTCGCCGTAGCCATCGCGGCGGGCGAGGGCGGCGCAGCCGAGCAACTCACCGCACTCTTCCGCGCCGTAGAGGGTCACCCCCTCGGCGCAGAGGCCGTCGATATCGAGAAAATGGTTCTCGTCAGGCGGAAACAGCGCGTTCATCAGCGCGTGGCTCTCGGTCAGAAGAGCGGTCGCGCGCGGATCGCGGGGCGACACGGGACGTATGGCAAGCGGCATGGGGCAGCTCCTCGCAAGCCTGATGATCAAAAGCGCTAACATGCAAAACGTCAAGATGGCGTTTCGGCCTATAGTGCCGCAATATCTTGTGGATAATAGGCAAGGCTCCGCGATATCCAGAGCAAAGCGTTTGACGAGCCCCCGGCAGCACCGGCAAAATGCCCGGAAAACCGGAATCAGGGCAGTCCATCTTGCTATTCTCGCGCCTCAGGCTGACAGGCTTCAAGAGCTTTGTCGATCCGACCGATCTTGTCATTTCGGACGGGCTGACCGGTGTCGTCGGCCCGAACGGCTGCGGCAAGTCCAACCTGCTCGAAGCGTTGCGCTGGGTGATGGGCGAGACCCGCGCCAAGGCGATGCGCGGCGCCGGCATGGAAGATGTGATCTTCGCGGGCACCACCTCGCGCCCCGCACGCAATTTCGCCGAAGTCAGCCTGACCATCGACAACTCCAACAGGCTCGCGCCTTCGGGGTTCAACGACAGCGACCAGCTCGAGATCGTCCGCCGCATCACCCGTGACGTGGGCTCGGCGTACAAGGCCAACAGCAAGGACGTGCGCGCCCGCGACGTGCAGATGCTCTTCGCCGATGCCTCGACCGGGGCGCATTCGCCCGCGCTGGTCCGGCAGGGGCAGATCTCCGAACTGATCAACGCCAAGCCGAAGAACCGCCGCCGCATCCTCGAGGAAGCCGCCGGCATCTCGGGACTCTACCAGCGCCGCCACGAGGCCGAGCTGAAGCTCAACAACACTGAGGCCAACCTGCTGCGTGTCGACGACGTGATCGAGCAGCTCGCCGGCCAGCTCGGCCAGCTCGAACGGCAGGCGAAGCAGGCAGCCCGCTACCGCGCCATCGGGACCGACCTGCGCCGGGCCGAGGGGATGCTGCTCTACCGTCGCTGGCAGGAGGCCGATGCCGCCCGTCTTGTCGCCGAGACCGGCCACCGCGAGACCGTCAGTGCTGCTGCGCAGGCGGAAAGCGCCGCGCGGGCCGCTGCCGAACTGCGCGCCGGGCAGGAGGAAACGCTGCCGCCTTTGCGCGAGGAAGAGGCCATCGCCGCCGCCATCCTCCAGCGTCTCACGGTGCAGCGCGACGCGCTGGCCGAGCAGGAGGTCCGCGCCGCCGACACCATCACCGCGCTCACCCGCCGGATCGAGCAGATGAGCCGCGACATGGAACGCGAAGCCGGGCTCAATCACGATGCCGGCGAATCCATCGCCGCGCTCGAAAGCGAGGCGCGCGCGCTCGAGACCGCCGGCGAGGGTCACGACGACCGGCTCGCCGAGGCCGCCGAGGCCGCGAGCGAGGCCTCGGCCATGCTACAGGCGCGCGAGGCGGATCTGTCGCAGCGCACCGAGGATGTCGCCCGGCTTGCTGCCCGCCACCAGTCTGCCCATCGCTTCCTGTCCGATGCCCGTCGCACGCTCGACCGCCACGACGGTGAGGCAGCGAAGGCGCGCGAGGCGCTCACGGCCGCGAAGCAGACGCTGGAAACCACCACCGAGGCGGTGACCGGCGCGCGCGATCATGCCGAGGAGGCGCAGGAGATGGCCGAGCGCGCCGAGGAGCTTCTCACGGGGGCCGACGCCGCGCGCACCGAGACGCAATCTCGGGAAGCCGAGGCCCGGGCCGAGCGCTCCGAGGCAGAGGGCGAACAGAGCGCGCTCAGCGCCGAAGTGTCCGCGCTCGCCCGCCTTCTCGACCGCGACACCGCCGAGGGTGGCCAGGTGCTTGACCTCCTGCAGGTCGAACATGGCTTCGAAAAGGCGCTCGGCGCGGCGCTTGCCGACGACTTGCGCGCGCCTGAAGTGGCGTCCGACGGTCCGACCGGCTGGGCGGTTCTGCCACCCTACGACACGCCCCAGCCGCTGCCCGACGGCGTGAGCGCGCTCACGGCGCATGTCTCGGTGCCCGGGGTGCTCGCGCGTCGGATGGGCCAGATCGGCCTTGTCACCTCCGAGGAGGGCTCCCGCCTGCAGCCGCTCCTGAAGCCGGGCCAGCGCCTGGTGAGCCGCGACGGCGATCTCTGGCGCTGGGATGGCTACCGGGCGTGGGCCGAGGATGCGCCCTCGGCTGCGGCGCTGCGGCTGGAGCAACTCAACAAGCTCGAGGCCCTGAAGCAGGAGCTGTCCGGCGTCTCTGCTCGCGTCGACGCGGCGCGCGCGACGCATGAGGCGCTCGTGGCGCGTCTCGCCGAACTGACCGAGGCCGACCGTGCCGCCCGCGAGGCCCGGCGCGAGGCAGACCAGCGCCTGAACGAGGCGGTGCGCGCGATGAACCGTGCCGAGGCCGACCGCGACATGGCCGAGGGCAGGCTCGAGAGCCTCGCGATGACCGTGAAGCGCCACGAGGACGAGGCCACCACCGCCCGCCAGCAACTGCTCGAGGCCGAGCGTGCGGTGGGTGATCTCGACGACCTCGAGGCCACTCGCGCCGAGGTAGAGGACCTCAAGGTCACGGTCGAGGCCGCGCGGATGACGATGATGGCCCGCCGCTCTGCGCATGACGAGCTGCGCCGCGAGGGCGACGCCCGCAAGGCGCGCCTCCAGCAGGTCACCAAGGATCTCGCGGGCTGGCGGCACCGGCTCGAAACCGCCGAGAAGCGCAGCAGCGAGTTGTCGGAACGCAGGGCCGCCGCCGAAGCCGAACTGTCCGAGGCCAGGACGGTGCCCGAAGACCTCGCCGCCCGCCGCGAGGAGCTGGGCGGCTCCATCGCCGAGGCCGAGACCCGCAAGGCCGCCGCCGGAGAGGCCTTGCACGCCGCCGAAGAGGCGCTGCGGGCCACCATCGTCGCCGAGCGCGATGCCGAACGCGCGGCCTCGGATGCGCGCGAGGCACGGGCCCGCGCCGAGGCCCGGCTCGAAGCCGCGCGCGAGACCGTGGATGCCGCCGCCGAACGCATCGCGGACGAGCAGGACACCACGCCTTCGAAGCTGCTCGAGCGGCTCGACATCGCGCCCGAGGACATGGGCGCGTCCGAGCAGATCGAGTCCGAGGTGAACCGCCTGAAGCGCCAGCGCGACTCGCTGGGCGCGGTCAACCTGCGTGCCGAGGAGGACGCCCGCGAGGTCCGGGAAGAGCACGACCTGCTGGTCTCCGAGAAGCAGGACCTCGAAGAGGCGGTGAAGACGCTGCGCTCCGGCATCGCCTCGCTCAACCGCGAGGGCCGCGAGCGCCTGCTGACCGCCTTCGAGCAGGTGAACAGCAACTTCTCGATGCTCTTCACCCATCTCTTCAACGGCGGCGAGGCAAACCTCGTCATGGTCGAGAGCGACGACCCGCTCGAGGCCGGGCTCGAGATCATGTGCCAGCCGCCGGGCAAGAAGCTGTCGACGCTGTCGCTGCTCTCGGGCGGCGAGCAGACGCTGACGGCGCTGGCGCTGATCTTCGCTGTGTTCCTCGCCAACCCCGCGCCGATCTGCGTGCTCGACGAGGTCGACGCGCCGCTCGACGACGCCAACGTGACCCGCTTCTGCGACCTGCTCGACGAGATGTGCCGCCGCACCGAGACGCGCTTCCTCATCATCACCCACCACGCGGTGACGATGGCCCGGATGGACCGTCTCTACGGCGTCACCATGCAGGAACAGGGTGTCTCGCAGCTGGTCTCTGTGGACCTCAAGAAGGCCGAGAGAATGGTCGCCTGACCCGACGCGGCGCCGCTCGAGGTGCCGGAAGGTCTCGTCGTGCCGCACGCGCCCTGCGGCTGTCGGACAGGCCAAAGAATGCAGGCCCCGGCCGTGCGCCTCACGTGTGGCGGTACCGCCGCCCTCGCGCACCGCGCTGTCCGCCTCGCGGGAAAGACGCTGTCCGTGCTTTGGCCAGCACGAACGCACTACGCGAACCGGCGTGCGCCGATGCGCCGAATTGCAAAGGCTCGGTGGCCCGTCCCCAAGGCCCTGCCCACCGAGATGCTCCCGTGGGACGCCGGGGGCAGGGCGCCACGGCCCGCTCTTCTTCTCTTTGAAAATACCGCGGGGGTCCGGGGGCTGGCCCCCGGCTTCGGCGTTACCCCTCCGTCACCGCGTGCCGCCGGCGCACCGTGCCCGGACGCCCCGGCAAGGCAAGCCGTGCATCGTTGCGGGCCTGCCGCGACACCACCTTGCCCTTCGAGATCACGCAGAGCCGGTCGGGCCGCAGCCGCAGCGCCTCGATCGGGTCGCCGGCATCGAGCACCACCAGCGAACCGGTGTTGCCCTCCGCCAGCCCGTAGCCCTCGAGATGCAGGATCTTCGCGTTCTCCTCGGTCACCATGGCGAAGCAGCGTGCCATCTCCTGCGGCGAGGTCATCTGCGCCACGTGCAGCCCCATGAAGGCCACGTCGAGCATGTCGGCGGTGCCGAGCGAATACCACGGATCGCGCACGCAGTCCTGCCCCCAGCCCACGGTGATGCCATGGGCCTGCATCTCCTTCACCCGCGTCAGCCCGCGCCGCTTGGGGTAGCTGTCGTGCCGCCCCTGCAGCGTGATGTTGATGAGCGGATTGGGGATCGCCGCGATCTTTGCCTCGGCGATCAGCGGCAGCAGCTTGCTGACGTAGTAGTTGTCCATCGAGTGCATCGAGGTCAGGTGCGAGCCCGCAACGCGCCCCTGCAGCCCCAGCCGCTGTGTCTCGAAGGCCAGCGCCTCGATGTGGCGCGACATCGGGTCGTCGGTCTCGTCGCAATGCAGGTCGACCAGCAGGCCCCGCTCGGCGGCAATCTCGCAAAGCTCGCGGACCGAGTCGGCGCCATCGGCCATGGTGCGCTCGAAATGCGGGATGCCACCCACCACGTCGACGCCCATGTCGAGCGCGCGGATCGTGTTCGCCCGCGCGGTCGGGTCGCGGTAGAAGCCATCCTGCGGAAAGGCCACGAGCTGCAGGTCGAGATAGGGTTTCACCGCCTCGCGCACGTGCAGCAGTGCCTCGACGCCCTTTAGACTGTCGTCGCAGGTGTCGACGTGACTGCGCACCGCCAGCAGGCCCATGCTCACCGCCCAGTCGCAATAGGCCAGCGCCCGGTCGACCATCTCGTCGACCGTGGCTTCCCGTTTCAGCTCGCCCCAGAGCGCGATGCCCTCGAGCAGCGTGCCGGAGGCGTTGATGCGCGGCGTGCCGTAGCTGAGCGTCGCATCCATGTGGAAATGCGGATCGACGAAGGGCGGCGCCACGAGGTCGCCGGTGGCGTCGATCACCTCGCCGGCCTCGCTGCCGGAAAGGTCTCCCATGGCGGCGATCAGGCCGCCCGTGATGCCGATGTCCTTGACGGTGCCATCGGGCAGGGTGCCGCCTTTGACGAGAATGTCGAACGTGGCCATCAGCGGTCTCCGCGGTTGAAGGGGGTCATCAGCGCCGCGGGCACCTCGGCCCGGCGCGACATCAGGAAAAGGGCGAGGATCGACAGGACATAGGGGATCATCAGGAACACCTGGTAGGGGATCACCTGCCCGAGGCCGGTCTGCTGCAGGCGGATCTGCAGCGCGTCGAAGCCCGCGAAGAGCAGCGCGCCGAGCAGCGCCTTGCCGGGCTTCCACGCGCCGAAGACGACCAGCGCGATGCAGATCCAGCCCCGCCCGTTGACCATCTCGAAGAAGAAGCTCGAGAAGGCCGACATGGTGAGGAACGCGCCGCCCACAGCCATCAGCCCGGAGCCGACGATCACCGCGCCCATGCGGATCGCCGCGACCGAAAGCCCCTGCGCCTCGACCGCCTGCGGGTTCTCGCCCGCGGCGCGCAGCGCCAGCCCCAGCGGGGTGCGGTAGAGCACGAAGGCCACCAGCGCGACGCAGGCGAAGGCCGCCCATGTGAGGGCCGTCTGCGAGAACAGCGCGTCGCCGAGCCACGGCAGATCGGACAGGCCGGGGATGTGCAGCGGCTGGAAGGGCTCGATGCGGGGCGGGTTGGTGACCTCCGGGAGCGCGAGGCGATAGGCATAATAGGCTGAGGACGTGGCCAGAAGGGTGATCCCCAGCCCCACCACGTGCTGCGACAGGCCGAAGGGCACCGTCAGCAGCGCGTGCAGCGCGCCGAAGGCCATGCCCGCCAGCATCGCCACCGCCACCCCGAGCCACAACCCGCCGCCGGCGTAGACCGCCATCCAGCCGGCGAAGGCGCCAACGACCATGATGCCCTCGATCCCGAGGTTCAGCACGCCGGCGCGCTCGCAGATCAGCTCGCCCATGGTGGCGAAGATCAGCGGCGAGGCGATGCGCAGGATCGCGGCCC belongs to Salipiger profundus and includes:
- a CDS encoding ABC transporter permease, which translates into the protein MTEIVDILISASFWAAILRIASPLIFATMGELICERAGVLNLGIEGIMVVGAFAGWMAVYAGGGLWLGVAVAMLAGMAFGALHALLTVPFGLSQHVVGLGITLLATSSAYYAYRLALPEVTNPPRIEPFQPLHIPGLSDLPWLGDALFSQTALTWAAFACVALVAFVLYRTPLGLALRAAGENPQAVEAQGLSVAAIRMGAVIVGSGLMAVGGAFLTMSAFSSFFFEMVNGRGWICIALVVFGAWKPGKALLGALLFAGFDALQIRLQQTGLGQVIPYQVFLMIPYVLSILALFLMSRRAEVPAALMTPFNRGDR